From Chryseobacterium joostei, the proteins below share one genomic window:
- the ligA gene encoding NAD-dependent DNA ligase LigA yields MSENIQQKIEQLRKELHQHNENYYLLDTPTISDYDFDMLLEQLQDLEAKHPEFYDENSPTMRVGGGITKVFPTIQHKFRMYSLDNSYDFDDLEDWEKRIIKTIDEPVEFVAELKYDGASISILYENGKLTQAVTRGDGFQGDEITPNVRTISDIPLTLKGDFPSQFFMRGEIYLTRKNFDKLNKLREEEGLDPFMNPRNTASGSLKMQDSAEVRKRSLSSVLYQFISEEVPAETHWELLQKAQGWGFKTSQQAKLCKTLDEVKEFITFWDTERHNLPFEIDGIVLKVNSLHQQRQLGYTAKSPRWAMAYKFKAEKVETELQSVSYQVGRTGAITPVANLKPVLLAGTIVKRASLHNEDIIKKLDLHENDFVYVEKGGEIIPKIVGVNTDKRTEESREIEYIKHCPECGTELVKIEDQAIHFCPNELHCPPQVVGRMIHYVSRKALNIDNLGSETIEQLYREKLIENPADFYVLTKEQLLPLERMAEKSAQNIITGVEKSKEIPFEKVLYGIGIKHVGETVAKKLVKNFPTIEELKNATVEELCQVEDIGAKIAVSIVDFFQNTENLLMIERLKSYGVQLEKGESTNEVLSNVLEGKTFLFTGKLSLFTRESAEEMVEKHGGKNISAVSKNLNYLVVGEKAGSKLKKAQDIGTITILDEQQFLDLIEKQ; encoded by the coding sequence ATGTCTGAAAACATTCAACAAAAAATAGAACAGCTTCGCAAGGAGCTTCACCAGCATAACGAAAACTACTACCTTCTGGATACTCCTACCATATCTGACTATGATTTTGATATGCTACTGGAGCAACTTCAGGATCTTGAGGCAAAACATCCAGAATTTTATGATGAAAATTCACCAACAATGCGTGTAGGTGGTGGCATCACAAAGGTTTTCCCAACCATTCAACATAAATTCAGAATGTACTCACTGGATAACTCCTACGATTTTGATGATCTGGAAGACTGGGAGAAAAGAATCATTAAAACTATTGATGAGCCTGTAGAATTTGTAGCCGAACTGAAGTATGACGGGGCTTCTATTTCCATTCTTTACGAAAACGGAAAGCTTACTCAGGCAGTAACCCGTGGGGATGGTTTTCAGGGAGACGAAATCACTCCGAATGTCCGTACTATCTCAGATATTCCTTTGACATTGAAAGGAGACTTTCCCTCTCAGTTCTTTATGCGTGGTGAAATTTATTTAACAAGGAAAAACTTTGACAAGCTTAACAAACTTCGTGAGGAAGAGGGGCTGGACCCGTTCATGAATCCTAGAAATACAGCAAGTGGAAGTTTGAAAATGCAGGACAGTGCTGAGGTAAGAAAACGTTCTCTTTCTTCTGTACTGTATCAGTTTATTTCCGAAGAAGTTCCGGCAGAAACCCATTGGGAATTACTTCAAAAGGCTCAGGGCTGGGGATTCAAGACTTCTCAGCAGGCCAAATTATGTAAAACCCTTGATGAGGTAAAGGAATTTATCACTTTCTGGGATACGGAACGTCATAATCTTCCATTCGAAATTGATGGAATTGTTTTAAAGGTAAACTCTCTGCACCAGCAAAGACAGCTTGGATATACTGCCAAATCTCCACGTTGGGCTATGGCTTATAAATTTAAGGCCGAAAAGGTAGAAACAGAACTTCAAAGTGTTTCTTATCAGGTAGGTAGAACAGGGGCCATCACTCCTGTTGCCAACTTAAAACCTGTTTTATTGGCAGGAACTATTGTGAAAAGAGCTTCTCTGCATAATGAGGATATCATTAAAAAACTGGATCTTCATGAAAATGACTTTGTCTATGTAGAAAAAGGAGGTGAGATTATTCCAAAGATTGTAGGAGTAAATACAGATAAAAGAACAGAGGAAAGTAGAGAAATAGAATACATTAAACATTGTCCGGAATGTGGAACTGAATTGGTAAAAATTGAAGATCAGGCCATTCATTTCTGTCCGAACGAACTTCATTGTCCGCCACAGGTTGTAGGAAGAATGATTCATTACGTTTCAAGAAAAGCTTTAAATATTGATAATCTGGGAAGTGAAACCATTGAACAGCTTTACAGGGAAAAACTGATTGAAAATCCTGCAGATTTCTATGTTTTGACAAAGGAACAGCTTCTTCCGCTAGAAAGAATGGCGGAAAAATCAGCACAGAATATTATTACCGGAGTTGAAAAATCAAAGGAGATTCCATTTGAAAAGGTACTGTACGGAATTGGGATCAAACATGTGGGAGAAACGGTGGCCAAAAAACTGGTCAAAAACTTCCCTACTATTGAGGAATTGAAAAATGCTACTGTGGAAGAACTTTGCCAGGTGGAGGATATCGGGGCAAAAATTGCGGTAAGCATCGTAGACTTCTTCCAAAACACTGAAAATCTATTGATGATTGAGCGCTTGAAATCCTATGGAGTTCAGCTTGAAAAAGGAGAAAGTACCAATGAAGTTCTATCCAATGTATTGGAAGGGAAAACATTCCTCTTCACCGGAAAATTATCACTCTTCACCAGAGAATCAGCCGAGGAGATGGTGGAAAAACATGGTGGAAAGAACATTTCTGCAGTTTCTAAAAACCTAAACTATCTTGTTGTAGGAGAAAAAGCAGGAAGCAAGCTGAAGAAAGCTCAGGATATTGGAACCATTACTATTCTGGATGAACAACAGTTCTTGGATTTGATTGAAAAACAGTAA
- a CDS encoding glycerophosphodiester phosphodiesterase family protein — MKNFILGLAVLSTVLMKAQTQIIAHRGYFQAQPPTTENSITSLENAQKLKVYGSEFDVRMTKDGVLVINHDEHHGKMEISEASFKELEALKLSNGEKFPTLKDYLKQGKKDPSVKLIVEIKPAKTPEIENEITQKTIKMIKDMKLESQSEFISFSLNICKEIKKLAPAFKVQYLNGELSPEQIKKEGLDGMDYHYSVFQKNPTWISEAKTLGLITNSWTVNDVAVYDELKKQGIGFVTTNIPEQLKDK; from the coding sequence ATGAAAAATTTTATCTTAGGGTTAGCAGTTTTAAGTACAGTTTTGATGAAAGCACAAACTCAGATTATCGCACATAGAGGATATTTTCAGGCTCAGCCTCCTACCACGGAAAATTCCATTACATCATTGGAGAATGCTCAGAAATTAAAGGTTTACGGATCTGAATTTGACGTGAGAATGACTAAGGATGGGGTATTGGTAATTAACCACGATGAACATCACGGTAAAATGGAGATTTCTGAAGCATCATTCAAGGAACTGGAAGCATTGAAGTTATCCAATGGTGAAAAGTTTCCTACCTTAAAGGATTATTTAAAGCAAGGGAAAAAAGATCCATCTGTAAAGCTTATTGTAGAGATCAAGCCAGCCAAAACTCCTGAAATTGAAAATGAGATTACTCAAAAGACCATTAAAATGATCAAGGATATGAAGCTGGAATCTCAAAGTGAATTCATTTCTTTCAGCCTGAATATCTGTAAGGAGATTAAAAAGCTAGCTCCTGCTTTTAAGGTTCAATACCTGAACGGAGAATTGTCTCCGGAACAAATTAAAAAAGAAGGACTTGACGGAATGGATTATCACTACAGTGTTTTTCAGAAGAACCCAACCTGGATCTCAGAAGCGAAAACATTAGGACTTATTACCAATTCATGGACAGTAAATGATGTTGCAGTATACGATGAGTTGAAAAAACAAGGAATCGGGTTTGTAACCAC
- a CDS encoding TonB-dependent receptor — protein MRKVKIVLGLLFLGLGTMAYAQTTQASIVGKVTGPGSSVQEKVKVTIVNESTGFRTETETNSKGEYIFKEIPLGGPYTVIVNDDKKEGYSVNFGDQVTVNMDLGGEKQIEEVKITGNLKNKIGNLGAATAISAKNIGILPVNGRNFASLTDLSPLSGKNGSISGQLGSSTNFTIDGMTAKNPTSAGATTSRSGAPFSISIEAVREFKITTNQYDVTLGRSGGGTVSAVTKSGTNKFSGSAWEYLRTNWLSSPYDIRGNKRENDFSTSQFGFTLGGPIIKNKLHFFVAWDHQLDSRPLQIADIKSQDDEKRLNINAGTLNKFLDIARSKYGVGNTPQFGSFDKVRNSDAAFLRLDWQISEKHLLTLRNNFTHDLNKNGLVDNTSINFFESYGNDKNLDNSLLLTLRSNLKPNLTNELKAQYLYTFQDSYQNNELGKPVPRAIVENISTPGLGATNIQFGGHRYGQESFKNNVFQIVDNLYYNTDKVKYTFGADLMYTSSKSIYGSEVNGRFHFRENITTNPDNNLYNFEKLTPYRFYREVPLMDDISVRSNIWNIGLYGQFQTKIAKGLDLMAGIRLDYGGYPKAEFNQKLFDEMGIRTDNKIKSFVIQPRFQFDWNINEENKDFIKFGAGIFSSDINNYMIINNLVFDGKHLATVDVDPAVAGITPDFYSYRDNYNTVPTLPKDQMPTINYTGKDAKIPIVYKANISYTHFFNERFRAGIAGYMALGRNNYYYYDRNMVSNPFFTLDNEGGRGVYVPISTIKGTKLDWKEGRINKNFGRVLELVSDGKVNQFSFVVDTSYRYWKDGEITASYTWSDIKDNTSYNGNVANSATLSTLIQSDPRDLRMTYSDNQFRNKVVIYGNSPTIAGFTLGLRYSGMGGTRFSMTSGGNINGDFVDTNDLAYIFPNIAESILNDPQVGQALKDYVKEYNGKIAERNGGKNGFYGVWDIRVAKKIKFDKIGAFELSVDIFNVANLLNKEWGVNETYGNTSMYRIKNFNPATRQFEYEKNISGSGLAPLSGNPYQIQIGAKYSF, from the coding sequence ATGAGAAAAGTAAAGATTGTATTGGGGTTGTTGTTTTTAGGACTTGGAACAATGGCTTATGCACAAACCACACAGGCTTCCATTGTAGGAAAAGTGACCGGGCCGGGAAGTTCGGTTCAGGAAAAAGTGAAAGTTACGATTGTAAATGAATCTACAGGGTTCAGAACCGAGACAGAAACCAACTCAAAAGGAGAGTATATCTTTAAGGAAATCCCTCTTGGAGGCCCTTATACAGTGATTGTAAACGATGATAAGAAAGAAGGATACAGTGTGAACTTTGGAGACCAGGTTACCGTAAACATGGACTTGGGAGGTGAAAAGCAGATTGAAGAAGTAAAAATCACCGGAAACCTTAAAAACAAAATTGGAAATCTTGGTGCTGCTACAGCTATTTCTGCAAAAAACATCGGTATACTTCCTGTAAACGGACGAAACTTTGCCAGTCTTACGGATCTTTCTCCTTTAAGTGGAAAAAACGGAAGTATTTCAGGACAGCTAGGCTCTTCTACCAACTTTACTATTGACGGGATGACTGCGAAAAACCCTACTTCTGCAGGAGCTACTACCAGTCGAAGCGGTGCTCCTTTTTCTATTTCAATTGAAGCAGTACGTGAATTTAAGATTACGACCAACCAATATGATGTGACATTGGGAAGAAGTGGTGGTGGAACAGTAAGTGCCGTTACCAAATCAGGTACCAATAAATTTTCCGGAAGCGCCTGGGAGTATTTAAGAACCAACTGGCTTTCCAGTCCATATGACATTAGAGGAAATAAGAGAGAAAATGATTTCTCTACTTCTCAGTTTGGATTCACTTTGGGAGGACCCATCATTAAAAATAAATTACACTTCTTTGTAGCTTGGGATCACCAGCTGGATTCAAGACCATTGCAGATTGCAGATATCAAATCGCAGGATGATGAGAAAAGATTGAACATTAATGCAGGAACTCTTAATAAGTTTCTGGATATTGCAAGATCAAAGTATGGGGTAGGAAACACTCCTCAATTCGGAAGTTTTGATAAGGTAAGAAATTCTGATGCAGCATTTTTACGTTTAGACTGGCAGATTAGCGAAAAGCATTTATTGACGTTAAGAAATAACTTTACTCACGATCTGAATAAAAATGGGCTTGTTGATAATACAAGCATTAACTTCTTTGAATCTTATGGAAATGACAAAAACCTTGATAACAGCTTGTTATTAACACTAAGGTCAAATCTGAAGCCTAATTTAACCAACGAATTAAAAGCTCAATATCTCTATACATTTCAGGATAGTTACCAAAACAATGAACTAGGAAAACCTGTTCCAAGAGCAATTGTAGAGAATATTTCAACTCCCGGTTTAGGAGCTACCAATATCCAGTTTGGAGGACACCGTTACGGGCAGGAAAGCTTTAAAAACAATGTATTTCAGATTGTAGATAACCTTTACTATAATACGGATAAGGTTAAATATACTTTCGGGGCTGATTTGATGTATACTTCATCCAAATCTATATACGGAAGTGAAGTGAACGGAAGATTCCATTTCAGAGAAAATATTACAACCAATCCGGATAATAATCTTTATAATTTTGAAAAACTCACTCCTTATAGATTCTACAGAGAAGTTCCTTTAATGGATGATATCTCTGTAAGATCCAATATCTGGAACATCGGGTTGTATGGGCAATTTCAGACAAAGATTGCAAAAGGTCTTGATTTGATGGCAGGGATAAGATTGGATTACGGAGGATATCCAAAAGCAGAGTTCAACCAAAAGTTGTTTGATGAAATGGGAATCCGAACGGATAATAAGATCAAATCATTTGTTATCCAGCCTAGGTTCCAGTTTGACTGGAATATTAACGAGGAGAATAAGGACTTCATTAAGTTTGGAGCAGGGATATTCTCTTCCGATATCAACAATTATATGATCATTAATAATCTTGTATTTGATGGAAAACATTTAGCAACGGTAGATGTAGATCCGGCAGTGGCAGGTATTACTCCTGATTTCTACAGTTACAGAGATAATTATAATACGGTACCTACACTTCCTAAGGATCAGATGCCGACTATTAATTATACAGGAAAAGATGCTAAAATTCCAATTGTTTATAAGGCTAATATCTCCTATACCCATTTCTTTAATGAAAGATTCCGCGCAGGAATTGCCGGTTATATGGCATTAGGAAGAAATAACTACTATTATTACGACAGAAACATGGTATCCAATCCTTTCTTTACCTTGGATAATGAAGGAGGAAGAGGAGTATATGTTCCGATTTCAACGATCAAGGGAACGAAATTAGACTGGAAAGAAGGAAGAATTAATAAAAATTTCGGAAGAGTACTGGAATTGGTAAGTGATGGTAAAGTCAATCAGTTCTCTTTTGTAGTAGATACAAGTTACCGCTACTGGAAAGACGGAGAAATTACCGCAAGTTATACATGGTCAGACATCAAGGACAATACTTCATACAACGGAAACGTAGCCAATTCTGCAACATTATCAACTCTTATTCAGAGTGATCCTAGAGATTTAAGAATGACGTATTCTGACAATCAGTTCCGTAACAAAGTTGTAATCTATGGTAACTCACCTACCATTGCCGGATTTACTTTAGGTCTTAGATATTCAGGAATGGGAGGAACACGTTTCTCTATGACATCAGGAGGAAACATTAACGGAGACTTTGTAGATACCAATGATCTTGCCTATATCTTCCCGAATATTGCAGAATCTATCTTAAACGATCCTCAGGTAGGGCAGGCATTGAAAGATTATGTGAAGGAATACAACGGTAAGATTGCAGAACGTAATGGCGGAAAGAATGGATTCTATGGAGTTTGGGATATACGTGTAGCCAAGAAAATAAAATTTGATAAAATTGGTGCTTTTGAACTTTCTGTAGATATTTTCAACGTAGCGAACCTACTTAACAAAGAATGGGGAGTTAACGAGACATATGGAAACACTTCCATGTACAGAATCAAAAATTTCAATCCGGCAACCAGACAGTTCGAGTATGAAAAAAACATTAGTGGTAGCGGTTTAGCGCCTCTATCAGGAAATCCATACCAGATCCAGATTGGAGCAAAGTATAGTTTTTAA